A genomic window from Deinococcus detaillensis includes:
- the rpsT gene encoding 30S ribosomal protein S20 → MALRHKSAQKRHRQSLKRRMINRSRKSTIKTFTKKAVVAATTSAADAQELQRKAESLLDRAAKGSTMHKNTAARKKSRLAKAINRANAANAAQ, encoded by the coding sequence ATGGCTTTACGTCACAAGTCCGCCCAGAAGCGCCACCGCCAGAGCCTCAAGCGCCGCATGATCAACCGCAGCCGCAAGAGCACCATCAAGACTTTTACCAAGAAAGCCGTCGTAGCTGCGACCACCAGCGCCGCCGACGCGCAGGAATTACAGCGCAAGGCCGAGAGCCTGCTCGATAGAGCCGCCAAGGGCAGCACCATGCACAAAAATACGGCTGCTCGCAAAAAGAGCCGCCTCGCCAAGGCGATCAACCGCGCCAACGCCGCGAACGCCGCGCAGTAA
- a CDS encoding metallophosphoesterase, giving the protein MRVFAIADLHLAFVTPKPMTVFGAQWAGHPQAIFEQWRREVRADDLVLLPGDLSWAMRLPDAVTDLAPVAELPGTKVLLRGNHDYWWPTISRLRSALPTGMFAVQNDALRFGEVGQGNIVVCGTRGWITPASEAFGPDDTKIYAREAERLRLSLEAARKLADDTTQTLLMLHYPPTGPQFAATAFTELIDEYRPDQVLYGHLHGLPLDRSLQSWKGIPTHLVAADVLRFKPKLIVG; this is encoded by the coding sequence ATGCGTGTATTTGCCATCGCTGATCTGCACCTTGCCTTCGTGACGCCCAAGCCGATGACGGTCTTCGGTGCGCAGTGGGCCGGGCATCCGCAGGCCATTTTCGAGCAGTGGCGTAGGGAAGTACGCGCAGACGACCTGGTGCTGCTGCCCGGCGATTTGTCGTGGGCCATGCGCCTGCCCGACGCCGTCACCGACCTCGCTCCGGTGGCTGAGTTGCCCGGCACCAAAGTGCTGCTGCGCGGCAACCACGATTACTGGTGGCCCACCATCAGCCGCCTGCGCTCGGCGCTGCCCACCGGCATGTTCGCGGTGCAAAACGACGCCCTGAGGTTCGGTGAGGTGGGTCAGGGCAACATCGTGGTGTGCGGCACACGCGGCTGGATCACTCCCGCCTCGGAAGCGTTCGGCCCCGACGACACCAAGATTTATGCCCGCGAAGCGGAGCGGTTGCGCCTCTCGCTAGAAGCGGCCCGCAAACTCGCCGACGACACCACCCAGACGCTGCTGATGCTGCACTACCCGCCGACCGGCCCGCAGTTTGCCGCCACCGCCTTCACCGAGCTGATCGATGAATACCGCCCCGATCAGGTGCTGTACGGCCACTTGCACGGCCTGCCTTTGGACCGCAGTTTGCAAAGCTGGAAAGGCATTCCCACGCACTTGGTGGCCGCAGACGTGCTGCGGTTTAAGCCCAAGCTGATTGTCGGGTAA
- a CDS encoding aldo/keto reductase: protein MTLEQIKLGTQGLVVSRLGLGCMGMSQSYGTAASGSADEAESLRVFGVALDAGLTFFDTADMYGVGKNEELVGRALGKVRDRVIIATKFALMRGPNGEMLGINGRPEYVHSAVDASLKRLGMDYIDLYYQHRVDPNVPIEETVGAMAELVQAGKVRYLGLSEATPEQIRRAHKVHPITALQSEYSLWNRQPEEEILPTVTKLGIGFVPYSPLGRGFLTGELKSPDDFAPNDFRRNNPRFQGENFQKNLKLVQAVERMAKEKGVSTAQLALAWVLAQGHDLAPIPGTKRVKYLEDNLAALKVELSAGELQRLAEIAPVGVAAGARY, encoded by the coding sequence ATGACGTTAGAACAAATCAAACTGGGCACGCAGGGGCTGGTGGTCAGCCGTTTGGGCCTCGGCTGCATGGGCATGAGTCAGTCGTACGGCACGGCGGCTTCGGGGAGCGCCGACGAGGCGGAGAGCCTGCGGGTCTTTGGAGTGGCGCTGGACGCGGGCCTGACCTTCTTTGACACCGCCGACATGTACGGCGTCGGCAAAAACGAAGAACTGGTGGGCCGGGCGCTCGGCAAAGTCAGAGACCGGGTCATCATCGCCACCAAGTTTGCCCTGATGCGCGGCCCTAACGGCGAAATGCTGGGCATCAACGGACGGCCCGAGTATGTTCATTCGGCAGTGGACGCCAGCCTCAAGCGTCTGGGCATGGATTACATCGATTTGTACTACCAGCACCGGGTCGACCCCAACGTGCCGATTGAAGAGACGGTGGGCGCGATGGCCGAACTGGTGCAGGCGGGCAAGGTGCGTTACTTGGGCTTGTCTGAGGCCACCCCCGAGCAGATTCGCCGCGCCCACAAGGTTCACCCGATCACCGCCCTGCAATCTGAGTACAGCTTGTGGAACCGCCAACCGGAAGAAGAAATTTTGCCCACCGTAACTAAACTGGGCATCGGCTTCGTGCCGTACAGCCCGCTGGGACGCGGCTTCCTGACCGGCGAGCTCAAATCGCCGGACGATTTTGCCCCCAACGACTTTCGCCGCAACAACCCACGTTTTCAGGGCGAGAACTTCCAGAAAAATCTCAAGTTGGTTCAAGCGGTCGAACGGATGGCCAAAGAAAAAGGCGTCAGCACCGCGCAACTGGCTCTGGCATGGGTGCTGGCACAGGGCCACGACCTCGCCCCGATTCCCGGCACCAAGCGGGTCAAGTACCTTGAAGATAACCTCGCTGCCCTGAAAGTGGAACTGAGTGCGGGTGAGTTGCAGCGTCTCGCAGAGATCGCGCCGGTGGGTGTGGCGGCGGGAGCGCGGTACTGA
- a CDS encoding spermidine synthase produces the protein MTPFLQIGRAPIPGSDESLILSRRGDEFSIQISGYVSELMNSRMHFSEDLLAEWGCQHLRGADASVLIGGLGMGFTLAAALTTLGPAAAVTVAELVPGVIEWNRGPLGECAGNPLADSRSRVHVGDVGALIRSSRDAYDAILLDVDNGPDAMTHPENEQLYSLRGLAATKTALRAGGVLAIWSAEKNTRFTRRLREAGYAVEEKVARARPGKGARHMIWLAKRGL, from the coding sequence ATGACCCCCTTTCTCCAAATCGGCCGCGCCCCCATTCCCGGCAGCGACGAGAGCCTGATTTTGTCTCGGCGCGGCGACGAATTCTCGATCCAGATTTCCGGCTACGTCAGCGAGCTGATGAACAGCCGGATGCACTTTTCCGAAGACCTGCTGGCCGAGTGGGGCTGCCAACATCTGCGCGGAGCGGACGCCAGCGTGTTGATCGGCGGGCTGGGCATGGGCTTTACCCTGGCGGCGGCGCTGACCACGCTCGGCCCGGCAGCGGCGGTGACGGTGGCCGAACTGGTGCCGGGCGTCATCGAGTGGAACCGTGGGCCGCTGGGTGAGTGCGCCGGAAACCCGCTGGCCGATTCGCGCAGCCGGGTGCATGTCGGTGACGTGGGCGCACTGATTCGCAGCAGCCGGGACGCCTACGACGCCATTTTGCTGGACGTGGACAACGGCCCCGACGCCATGACCCACCCGGAAAACGAGCAGCTCTATTCACTCAGAGGACTGGCGGCGACCAAAACGGCCCTGAGAGCCGGCGGTGTGCTGGCGATCTGGTCTGCCGAAAAAAACACCCGCTTTACCCGCAGGCTGCGCGAAGCGGGCTACGCGGTGGAAGAAAAAGTCGCCCGCGCCCGTCCCGGCAAGGGAGCAAGGCACATGATCTGGTTGGCGAAACGGGGGCTGTAA
- a CDS encoding RecX family transcriptional regulator has protein sequence MFGSRKSYRSDSGDSPAEKPPARPKTPEEQQAALMEYALRALSARALSAAELRGKLAKRSEDEDQIEAVLERLIELRYLDDSQVARIEGQRRGVGAYRVRARLKQRGVDEELIAETLQARDPEEEVEQARALLERRLSSIRRGNNPKAKAYGLLARRGYGGEVIRRALEGLDWTADAGDESWLGEEDEGN, from the coding sequence ATGTTCGGTTCCCGTAAGTCTTACCGCTCAGACTCAGGCGATTCACCCGCCGAGAAGCCGCCCGCCCGCCCCAAGACGCCGGAAGAGCAGCAGGCCGCTTTGATGGAATATGCCCTGCGTGCTTTGTCGGCCCGTGCGCTGAGCGCTGCCGAGCTGCGCGGCAAACTCGCCAAGCGCAGCGAAGACGAAGACCAGATTGAGGCCGTGCTGGAGCGCCTTATTGAGCTGCGCTACTTGGACGACTCGCAGGTGGCCCGCATCGAAGGCCAGCGGCGCGGCGTGGGCGCTTACCGGGTGCGGGCACGCCTCAAGCAGCGCGGCGTGGACGAAGAACTGATTGCCGAGACTTTGCAAGCCCGCGACCCCGAAGAAGAAGTCGAGCAGGCCCGCGCCCTGCTGGAGCGCCGTCTGAGCAGTATCCGGCGCGGTAACAACCCCAAAGCTAAAGCCTACGGCCTGCTGGCGCGGCGCGGCTACGGTGGCGAGGTGATTCGGCGGGCACTGGAGGGGCTCGACTGGACTGCGGACGCCGGTGACGAAAGCTGGCTGGGCGAAGAGGACGAAGGGAACTAG
- a CDS encoding 2-oxoglutarate dehydrogenase E1 component has translation MDDSQHATVMYGGNAAFVEALYEAYLTDPASVDSDWRSYFDDVRGGIRETAHTEIQQRFYDLGRNRLRAGAAPTESGGENLSAAQQAAGALISAYRVYGHISASKNPLTIRPPAVVPELTPEYYNLSAQDLMTPVKEGHFSGSLQGVIDQLEQSYCGPIGFEFSYLPSAEREWFQQRIEASKGRGSYTTEQKKRIYDKLNAAEGLEKYLHQRYVGQKRFSLEGGEAFIPLMDALIQGSGLVGIKETVIGMAHRGRLNVLVNIFGKKPADLFDEFEGKKVLSDDPDVAGDVKYHMGFSSDVRTNGGPMHLALAFNPSHLEIVSPVVHGSVRARQDHRDDTERKQVLPITIHGDAAVAGQGVVMETLNLSRLRGFSTGGAVRIVINNQIGFTISDPRDTRSSRYCTDIAKIANAPVMHVNGDDPEAVVYAGELALAYRQEFGKDVFVDLICFRRHGHNEGDDPTMTQPIMYREIKTHPGTRALYAKVLEKEGVLRAGEEADMITNFRDKLDAGASVVTEVANEEQSKLAINWGRHLGTHWTDDAETQVSAERIAKLGESLSSVPEGFIPHRAVERVLKNRREMSLGEQPVDWGMGETLAYATLLEDGFDIRLDGQDAGRGTFVHRHAVLHDQSATDTQNEEYMPLAHLPGTTCRIEVIDSTLSEEAVLAFEYGYSTSAPESLVIWEAQFGDFANGAQAVIDQFVSAGESKWQRLSALTLLLPHGYEGQGPEHSSARLERYLQLCAQKNMQVVVPSSASQIFHLLRRQMIRAYRKPLIIMSPKSLLRNKAAMSPLSDFTDGKFYEVIGDTSKPAARRVVISSGKLHWELTETRQKAEDDGQPLDVALIRLEQLYPFPGKLLAQELEKYPGADVIWAQEEPQNQGAWLMLRDDLDAALQPGQTLTYAGRSRSASTAVGYKQMHDKQQAQLIRDALGAQVEVEQSRPKKEATPQS, from the coding sequence ATGGACGACTCCCAACATGCGACAGTGATGTACGGCGGCAACGCGGCTTTTGTGGAAGCGCTGTACGAGGCTTACCTCACCGACCCGGCCAGCGTGGATAGCGACTGGCGCAGTTATTTTGACGATGTGCGCGGCGGGATACGTGAAACCGCCCACACCGAAATTCAGCAGCGTTTCTATGACTTGGGCCGCAACCGCTTGAGGGCGGGCGCGGCACCCACCGAAAGTGGCGGCGAGAATCTCAGCGCAGCCCAGCAAGCGGCGGGCGCACTGATCAGCGCTTACCGCGTCTACGGCCACATCAGCGCTTCCAAAAACCCGCTGACCATTCGTCCGCCCGCCGTCGTGCCGGAACTGACGCCGGAGTACTACAACCTCAGCGCCCAAGATTTGATGACGCCGGTCAAGGAAGGCCACTTCAGCGGCAGCTTGCAGGGCGTCATCGATCAGCTTGAGCAAAGTTACTGCGGCCCGATTGGCTTTGAGTTTTCCTACCTGCCTTCCGCCGAGCGTGAGTGGTTCCAGCAGCGCATCGAAGCTTCCAAAGGGCGGGGCAGTTACACCACCGAGCAAAAAAAGCGCATTTACGACAAGCTCAACGCTGCCGAGGGCTTAGAAAAATACCTGCATCAGCGCTATGTGGGCCAAAAGCGGTTCTCGTTGGAAGGCGGCGAAGCTTTTATTCCGCTGATGGACGCCCTGATTCAGGGCAGCGGCCTCGTCGGCATCAAAGAAACGGTTATCGGCATGGCCCACCGTGGCCGCCTCAACGTCTTGGTCAACATTTTCGGCAAAAAACCCGCCGACCTCTTCGATGAATTCGAAGGCAAAAAAGTGCTTTCGGACGACCCCGACGTGGCCGGTGACGTGAAGTACCACATGGGTTTTTCCAGCGACGTGCGAACCAATGGCGGCCCGATGCACCTGGCGCTGGCCTTTAACCCCTCGCACCTCGAAATCGTCTCGCCTGTGGTTCACGGCAGCGTCCGCGCCCGCCAAGATCACCGCGACGACACCGAGCGCAAGCAGGTCTTGCCGATCACCATTCACGGCGACGCGGCGGTGGCCGGGCAAGGCGTGGTCATGGAAACGCTGAACCTCTCTCGCCTGCGCGGGTTTTCCACCGGCGGCGCGGTTCGGATTGTCATCAACAACCAGATCGGTTTCACTATCTCCGACCCGCGCGATACCCGCAGCAGCCGCTACTGCACCGACATCGCCAAAATCGCCAACGCGCCGGTGATGCACGTCAACGGCGACGACCCCGAAGCGGTGGTGTACGCCGGCGAGCTGGCACTGGCTTACCGTCAGGAGTTCGGCAAAGACGTGTTCGTCGATTTGATCTGCTTTCGGCGGCACGGCCACAACGAAGGCGATGATCCGACCATGACCCAGCCGATCATGTACCGCGAAATCAAGACGCACCCCGGTACCCGCGCCCTGTACGCTAAAGTCTTGGAAAAAGAAGGCGTGCTCAGAGCGGGCGAGGAAGCCGACATGATCACCAACTTCCGCGACAAGCTCGACGCGGGCGCGTCGGTGGTCACCGAAGTCGCCAACGAGGAGCAGAGCAAGCTGGCGATCAATTGGGGCCGCCACCTCGGCACCCACTGGACGGACGACGCCGAAACGCAGGTCAGCGCCGAGCGGATTGCCAAGTTGGGCGAGTCGCTGAGCAGCGTGCCGGAGGGCTTCATACCTCACCGCGCGGTGGAGCGCGTGCTCAAAAACCGCCGTGAGATGAGCCTCGGTGAGCAGCCGGTGGACTGGGGCATGGGCGAAACTCTGGCCTACGCCACCCTCTTGGAAGATGGCTTCGACATCCGGCTAGACGGCCAGGACGCCGGGCGCGGCACTTTCGTGCACCGCCACGCCGTGCTGCACGACCAATCGGCCACCGACACCCAAAACGAAGAGTACATGCCGCTGGCGCATTTGCCCGGCACCACTTGCCGCATTGAAGTCATCGATTCCACGTTGTCAGAAGAAGCGGTGCTGGCTTTCGAATACGGCTACTCGACCAGCGCTCCCGAAAGCCTGGTGATCTGGGAAGCCCAGTTCGGCGACTTTGCCAACGGCGCACAAGCGGTCATCGACCAGTTTGTCAGCGCGGGCGAAAGCAAATGGCAGCGGCTCTCGGCCCTGACCCTGCTGTTGCCGCACGGCTACGAAGGCCAAGGCCCTGAACACAGCTCGGCCCGCTTGGAGCGCTACCTCCAGCTCTGTGCCCAGAAGAACATGCAAGTGGTGGTGCCCAGCAGTGCTTCGCAGATTTTCCACTTGCTGCGCCGCCAGATGATCCGGGCTTACCGCAAGCCGCTGATTATCATGTCGCCCAAGAGTTTGCTGCGCAACAAAGCCGCCATGTCGCCGCTTTCGGACTTCACCGACGGCAAGTTCTATGAAGTCATCGGGGACACCAGCAAGCCCGCCGCCCGCCGGGTGGTCATCAGCAGCGGCAAGCTGCACTGGGAGCTGACCGAAACCCGTCAGAAGGCCGAGGACGATGGTCAGCCGCTTGACGTGGCGCTTATCCGACTCGAGCAGCTCTACCCCTTCCCCGGCAAGCTGCTGGCGCAAGAACTTGAGAAATACCCCGGCGCGGACGTGATCTGGGCGCAGGAAGAACCACAAAATCAGGGCGCGTGGCTGATGCTCCGTGACGACTTGGACGCCGCCCTGCAACCCGGCCAGACTCTGACCTACGCCGGACGCTCCCGCAGCGCCAGTACGGCGGTGGGGTACAAGCAGATGCACGACAAGCAGCAGGCCCAACTGATTCGGGACGCCCTCGGCGCTCAGGTCGAAGTCGAGCAGAGCCGTCCCAAAAAAGAAGCCACGCCGCAGTCGTAA
- a CDS encoding amidase family protein, whose translation MPVSPLLELDATDLIAAVAANTASAEEVTQLYLSRIEALNPQLHAVIAVNPQALSDAAALDQLSAEQRGKLHGLPILIKDNIDVAGLPTTAGSALMKDNVAATDAPLVAKLRAAGAVILGKANLTEWANFMTVEMPNGYSSRGGQTMNPWKAGADTGGSSSGSGAAVAARLTPAAIGTETSGSILSPAHQNGVIGHKPTVGLISRSGIVPISPSQDTAGPMTRTARDAALIASVLAEPDAEPQVFELQPGALKGAKIGVMRGGFWKGLKPEQLERLNNALEVLKAGGAVLHDVDLPTESELRAAGFEALLYEFKPALNRYLAGVTSGPSSLAAVIEASDADPKTLQRYGMVLLQAAQSTKGDLSERAYKQARAKDLDLAGERGLFPLFAEYDALIFPYYSGYSVAAKVGLPSVNVPIGLAAGLPTGLQLCGPAWSDARLLSLAADLHERLGGFVAAPEAAESTEGSTAG comes from the coding sequence ATGCCTGTTTCCCCTCTGCTTGAGCTGGACGCCACCGATCTGATCGCCGCCGTTGCCGCCAACACCGCCAGCGCCGAGGAAGTCACGCAGCTGTATTTGAGCCGCATTGAAGCGCTCAATCCGCAGCTGCACGCGGTCATTGCTGTTAACCCGCAGGCGCTGAGCGACGCCGCCGCGCTGGATCAACTCAGTGCCGAGCAGCGCGGCAAGCTGCACGGCCTGCCGATCCTGATCAAAGACAACATCGACGTGGCGGGCCTCCCGACCACGGCGGGCAGCGCTCTGATGAAGGACAACGTTGCGGCCACGGACGCGCCCTTGGTCGCCAAGTTGCGGGCGGCGGGCGCGGTGATTTTGGGCAAAGCCAACCTGACCGAGTGGGCCAACTTCATGACGGTGGAGATGCCCAACGGCTACTCGTCGCGCGGCGGGCAAACCATGAACCCCTGGAAGGCCGGGGCCGATACCGGCGGCAGCAGCTCCGGCAGCGGCGCGGCAGTGGCGGCAAGGCTCACGCCCGCCGCCATCGGCACCGAAACCAGCGGCAGCATTTTGTCTCCGGCCCACCAAAACGGCGTGATCGGGCACAAGCCGACGGTGGGGCTGATTTCGCGCAGCGGCATCGTGCCGATTTCGCCTTCGCAGGACACGGCGGGGCCGATGACCCGCACCGCCCGCGACGCGGCCCTGATTGCCAGCGTGCTGGCCGAGCCGGACGCAGAGCCTCAGGTTTTCGAGCTTCAACCCGGCGCTCTCAAGGGCGCAAAAATTGGCGTGATGCGCGGCGGTTTTTGGAAGGGCCTCAAGCCCGAGCAACTGGAACGGCTTAACAACGCGCTGGAAGTGCTGAAGGCGGGCGGCGCGGTGCTCCATGACGTTGACCTGCCCACCGAAAGCGAACTCAGAGCGGCGGGTTTTGAAGCGCTGCTTTATGAATTCAAGCCTGCGCTCAACCGCTACCTGGCTGGGGTGACTTCTGGGCCGAGCAGCCTAGCGGCGGTGATCGAAGCCTCCGACGCGGATCCAAAGACCTTGCAGCGCTACGGCATGGTTCTCTTGCAAGCGGCGCAGTCGACCAAAGGCGACCTCTCCGAGCGGGCTTACAAGCAGGCGCGGGCCAAGGATCTGGACTTGGCCGGCGAGCGGGGACTGTTTCCCCTCTTTGCCGAATACGACGCGCTGATTTTCCCGTATTACAGCGGGTACTCGGTGGCGGCCAAAGTGGGCCTGCCCAGCGTCAACGTGCCGATCGGCCTCGCAGCTGGCCTGCCCACCGGCCTGCAACTGTGCGGCCCCGCGTGGAGCGACGCCCGCTTGCTGAGCCTCGCCGCCGACTTACACGAGCGGCTGGGCGGGTTCGTGGCCGCGCCGGAAGCGGCTGAATCTACTGAGGGGTCTACTGCCGGATAA
- the odhB gene encoding 2-oxoglutarate dehydrogenase complex dihydrolipoyllysine-residue succinyltransferase, protein MPEIKVPVFSESVSEGTLLSWSKKPGDAVTRGDILAEIETDKVVLEVTALQDGVLESIAKQEGDTVLSEEVLGVLGEAGSAPAPAADPESGPIAGETSAGGTASQPDSQPSGQAAGTLGGTGTLPPAARKIVAENNLDAAQIQGTGPKGNITKQDAALASQGGGTDQGPQSAAEPASARASEAKAPAASAPVPSGPRAEQRVPMTRIRQRIAERLKEVQNTAAILTTFNEVNMQPSMDLRKKYQDQFVAKHGVKLGFMSLFVRAATEALRAFPNVNASIDGKDIIYHGFYDLGIAVASERGLVVPILRDTDAMNLADIEKAIAAFAAKAKAGKLTMDDMSGGTFSITNGGTFGSMMSTPIINQPQSAILGMHNIIERPIAQNGQVVIAPMMYLALSYDHRIIDGKEAVQFLVMIKNLLEDPARMLLDL, encoded by the coding sequence ATGCCCGAGATCAAAGTTCCCGTTTTTTCCGAATCCGTCAGCGAGGGCACCCTGCTTTCGTGGAGCAAAAAGCCCGGCGACGCGGTGACGCGCGGCGATATTCTGGCCGAAATCGAGACCGACAAAGTGGTGCTGGAAGTCACTGCCCTGCAAGATGGCGTGCTGGAGAGTATTGCCAAGCAAGAAGGCGACACCGTGCTGAGTGAGGAAGTCTTGGGCGTGCTGGGCGAAGCCGGATCGGCCCCTGCGCCCGCCGCTGACCCTGAGTCCGGCCCGATTGCCGGTGAAACGAGCGCGGGCGGCACCGCCAGCCAGCCCGATAGCCAACCGAGTGGGCAAGCGGCTGGAACGCTCGGCGGCACCGGCACTTTGCCGCCCGCTGCCCGCAAAATCGTCGCGGAGAACAATCTGGACGCCGCGCAGATTCAGGGCACTGGTCCCAAGGGCAACATCACCAAGCAGGACGCCGCGCTAGCCTCGCAGGGCGGCGGCACCGACCAAGGCCCGCAGTCTGCGGCTGAACCCGCTTCGGCACGGGCCAGCGAAGCCAAAGCGCCCGCTGCTTCCGCTCCTGTTCCCAGCGGCCCCCGCGCCGAGCAGCGCGTTCCGATGACCCGCATTCGCCAGCGCATCGCCGAGCGCCTCAAGGAAGTCCAGAACACCGCCGCCATCCTGACCACCTTCAATGAAGTCAACATGCAGCCGAGCATGGATCTGCGTAAAAAGTACCAGGATCAGTTCGTGGCCAAGCACGGCGTCAAACTCGGCTTTATGAGCCTGTTTGTGCGGGCGGCCACCGAAGCGCTGAGGGCCTTCCCTAACGTCAACGCCAGCATCGATGGCAAAGACATCATCTATCACGGCTTTTACGATCTGGGTATCGCGGTGGCTTCCGAGCGCGGCCTGGTCGTGCCGATCTTGCGCGACACCGACGCCATGAACCTCGCCGACATCGAAAAAGCCATCGCCGCCTTTGCGGCCAAAGCCAAAGCCGGCAAGCTGACGATGGACGACATGTCAGGCGGAACGTTTAGCATCACCAACGGTGGCACCTTCGGCAGCATGATGAGTACCCCGATCATCAACCAGCCTCAGAGCGCCATTTTGGGAATGCACAACATTATCGAGCGCCCGATTGCCCAAAATGGTCAAGTGGTGATTGCCCCGATGATGTATCTGGCCCTCAGCTACGATCACCGAATTATTGACGGCAAAGAAGCGGTGCAGTTCTTGGTGATGATCAAGAACTTGCTGGAAGACCCGGCCCGAATGCTGCTGGATTTGTAA
- a CDS encoding YqgE/AlgH family protein: protein MTLTLLVATPQLRGSVFERGVLLMLDEQNGALGVMLNQPSGVRIGELLPEAGPSAAFLPAYNGGPVERSAGWCLYTEATGQLQEHQLADGLWLSRDRDVLAELLSGDQAFYLLLGYAGWAPGQLKREEQEGSWLWGEVSAEDLAELLWRTSDEAKWDAALKLLGTPPENVVGGAQA, encoded by the coding sequence ATGACGCTGACCCTTCTGGTGGCCACGCCGCAACTGCGCGGCAGCGTGTTTGAGCGCGGCGTTTTGCTGATGCTGGACGAACAAAACGGAGCGCTGGGCGTCATGCTCAATCAACCCAGCGGCGTACGCATTGGCGAGTTGCTGCCGGAGGCTGGGCCGTCCGCCGCCTTCCTCCCGGCTTACAACGGCGGCCCGGTGGAGCGCTCGGCGGGCTGGTGCCTTTATACCGAGGCGACGGGGCAACTCCAAGAACATCAGCTGGCGGACGGGCTATGGCTCTCGCGTGACCGCGACGTGCTGGCCGAGCTGCTTTCGGGCGATCAGGCGTTTTACCTGCTGCTCGGCTACGCGGGATGGGCACCCGGCCAACTCAAGCGTGAGGAGCAAGAAGGCAGTTGGCTGTGGGGTGAAGTCAGCGCTGAAGATTTGGCCGAACTGCTGTGGCGCACTTCCGACGAAGCCAAATGGGACGCCGCGCTGAAACTTCTCGGTACGCCGCCGGAAAACGTGGTGGGTGGAGCGCAGGCTTAG
- a CDS encoding prephenate dehydratase, giving the protein MTMSLPEDALPHPETAVKVAYQGNPGSYSEIAALNSAENAAVHGYATFHEVLEAVTSGQADLAVLPVENSLMGSILQSIDLLAETDLHVTKEVVVRVSHAMMALPGVLLTDIKRVYSQQPALDQCTEFMKKHHLTPVAAYDTAGSAKDLAGRGARDEGVIASKRAAKLYGLEVLQSGIEDEPFNFTRFLVLSHREALPSEGPYKTSIVFAVRHTPGSLMETLNQLRGLNMSSIVSRPRKDRAWSYLIHVDFEGDAGDPEISAALGSVLRKASFAKIIGSYPMSTGPIEP; this is encoded by the coding sequence ATGACCATGAGCCTTCCCGAAGACGCCCTGCCCCACCCGGAGACCGCCGTCAAAGTGGCGTATCAGGGCAATCCCGGCTCATACAGCGAAATTGCCGCGCTAAACAGCGCCGAGAATGCTGCCGTTCACGGCTACGCCACCTTTCATGAAGTGCTGGAAGCGGTCACCAGCGGCCAGGCTGACCTGGCGGTGTTGCCGGTTGAAAACAGCTTGATGGGCTCTATTTTGCAATCCATCGACCTGCTGGCCGAAACGGATTTGCACGTCACCAAGGAAGTGGTGGTGCGGGTTTCACACGCCATGATGGCCTTGCCCGGCGTATTGCTGACTGACATCAAACGGGTCTACTCGCAGCAACCGGCCCTCGACCAATGCACCGAGTTCATGAAAAAGCACCACCTGACGCCGGTGGCCGCCTACGACACGGCGGGCAGTGCCAAAGACCTGGCCGGACGCGGCGCACGCGACGAGGGCGTGATCGCTTCCAAGCGGGCCGCCAAACTCTACGGCTTAGAAGTGCTGCAAAGCGGCATCGAGGACGAGCCGTTTAACTTCACCCGCTTTCTGGTGCTGTCTCACCGCGAAGCGCTGCCGAGTGAGGGGCCGTACAAGACCAGCATCGTCTTCGCGGTGCGCCACACCCCCGGCTCACTGATGGAAACCCTCAACCAGTTGCGCGGCCTGAACATGTCCAGTATTGTTTCTCGCCCCCGCAAAGACCGGGCCTGGAGCTACCTGATTCACGTGGACTTTGAAGGCGACGCGGGCGACCCCGAGATTTCAGCGGCGCTCGGCAGCGTGCTGCGCAAGGCCAGCTTCGCCAAGATTATCGGCAGCTATCCGATGTCCACTGGGCCGATAGAGCCTTAA